One part of the bacterium genome encodes these proteins:
- a CDS encoding glucosyl-3-phosphoglycerate synthase: MNKIWLETNTFHYSEFSDLKKLVELKKKRKVKISLCFPTLNEERTIAKEIIIMRSELIIKHPLLDEIIVIDSGSTDNTVQIAREYGADVYISNEILPHLKDQFRGKGENLWKALYVAKGDIIVYIDADIKNIHHRFVYGLLGPLLTRNDIRYSKAFYDRPITLDSGGIRPSGGGRVTELVIRPLFSLLYPELTQIIQPLSGEYAAYRDILDQLTFPIGYGVETSMLMDIYEKWGLKTIAQVDLDRRVHRNQDTLALGRMSFGILQTFFSRMQKQNFIKINKKIYDQMLQYHAKDQKYNPKIHKIKEKERPPMISIAEYQKKFPKRKLKTI; encoded by the coding sequence ATGAACAAAATATGGCTTGAAACTAACACATTCCATTACTCTGAATTTTCTGATCTAAAAAAATTGGTTGAATTAAAAAAGAAAAGAAAAGTCAAGATCTCTTTATGCTTTCCAACTTTGAATGAAGAAAGGACAATTGCAAAAGAGATTATAATTATGCGCTCGGAATTAATAATAAAACATCCGCTTCTTGATGAAATTATTGTTATTGATTCCGGTTCGACTGATAATACGGTTCAGATTGCACGGGAATACGGAGCAGATGTTTATATCTCCAATGAAATCCTTCCGCATTTAAAAGACCAATTCAGAGGCAAGGGTGAAAATTTATGGAAGGCTCTTTACGTTGCAAAGGGCGATATAATAGTATATATTGACGCTGATATAAAAAATATCCACCACAGATTTGTGTACGGCCTTTTAGGCCCTCTCCTGACAAGAAATGATATAAGATATTCAAAAGCTTTTTACGACAGGCCCATTACTCTTGACAGCGGGGGCATAAGGCCTTCCGGCGGAGGCAGAGTAACAGAGCTTGTAATCAGGCCTTTGTTCTCCCTGCTTTACCCGGAGCTGACACAGATAATTCAGCCTCTTTCCGGTGAGTATGCAGCTTACAGAGACATACTTGATCAGCTTACTTTCCCAATTGGGTACGGTGTGGAAACCAGCATGCTTATGGATATTTACGAAAAATGGGGGCTTAAAACAATTGCCCAGGTTGATCTTGACAGGCGTGTACACAGAAACCAGGATACTCTTGCTCTCGGCAGAATGTCCTTCGGAATCCTGCAGACATTTTTCTCAAGGATGCAGAAACAAAACTTTATTAAAATCAATAAAAAAATCTACGACCAAATGCTGCAGTATCATGCAAAGGACCAGAAATACAATCCGAAAATCCATAAAATTAAAGAAAAAGAACGTCCGCCTATGATTTCGATTGCTGAATATCAAAAAAAATTTCCCAAACGTAAACTAAAGACAATTTAG